In the genome of Dermacentor andersoni chromosome 3, qqDerAnde1_hic_scaffold, whole genome shotgun sequence, one region contains:
- the LOC140216624 gene encoding uncharacterized protein, with the protein MAELRRYSSTEWPETKDHVPHALHPYWCCRNELHVEEGLLLSTNKIVIPPAKRPEILRLLHTAHGGEEKMKMRAREVMFGPGMDADISALAKSCEACEKYKRRNNRLPMLSHEIPRLPWHVGAMAGLVIVVDIFHHDDQSYLILVYFYLFFFEVQKIRHTIATAVNNACMLVFETHGIPAKLCSDNGQRFNSACFRSFAAQLVIAHITSSPYYPRGNGMAEHAVQEAKKLLTKCPFANMEFHSALLEWRNMTRDEQLKSAVERLTGRQTRTQLPVLPQHLEPQTVPPQAIRNRLQDIIAKQRIFYNRTAKRLPHLRSGSPVSVYDTIRRTWSPAVVVGPAGTPRSYNLLTDSGQELRRTREHLSSKEMQPTLDPEASVSAESVSQPDQMAELQPEDTLHRSNRLRRPPQRYPLPERPQH; encoded by the coding sequence ATGGCTGAACTGCGCCGTTACTCGAGCACAGAATGGCCGGAAACGAAGGACCATGTGCCGCATGCCCTGCATCCATACTGGTGTTGCCGCAACGAGCTGCATGTTGAGGAAGGCCTGCTACTCAGTACCAACAAAATAGTCATTCCTCCGGCAAAGCGACCGGAAATTCTGCGCTTGCTACACACCGCACATGGaggcgaagaaaaaatgaagatgaGAGCCAGAGAAGTAATGTTCGGGCCCGGCATGGACGCGGACATCTCGGCTCTAGCTAAGTCATGCGAAGCGTGCGAAAAGTACAAGCGCAGGAACAATAGACTGCCTATGCTGAGCCACGAGATACCACGCCTGCCTTGGCACGTAGGCGCCATGGCAGGACTGGTCATCGTGGTGGATATTTTTCACCACGATGACCAGTCCTACCTAATCCTCGTGTATTTCTACTTGTTCTTTTTCGAGGTTCAAAAGATACGTCATACAATAGCGACAGCGGTAAACAATGCGTGCATGCTCGTCTTCGAGACTCATGGAATCCCTGCAAAGCTGTGCAGTGATAACGGCCAACGTTTCAACAGCGCGTGCTTCCGCTCTTTTGCTGCGCAGCTCGTAATTGCGCACATAACTTCAAGCCCGTACTATCCTCGTGGTAATGGCATGGCGGAGCATGCAGTGCAGGAGGCGAAAAAACTGCTAACGAAGTGTCCTTTCGCAAACATGGAATTTCACAGCGCCCTGCTGGAGTGGCGAAACATGACAAGGGACGAGCAACTGAAGTCGGCCGTTGAAAGGTTGACGGGTCGCCAAACAAGGACGCAGTTGCCGGTTCTTCCCCAGCACCTCGAACCGCAGACTGTCCCACCACAAGCCATTCGCAATCGCCTCCAGGACATAATAGCAAAGCAGCGGATCTTCTACAACCGGACGGCCAAGCGTCTACCCCATCTTCGCAGCGGGTCTCCAGTATCAGTGTACGACACCATACGCAGAACCTGGTCGCCAGCTGTGGTTGTAGGCCCTGCAGGCACACCTCGGTCGTACAACCTACTTACAGACAGCGGACAAGAGCTGCGGCGCACCAGGGAACATCTCAGTTCCAAAGAAATGCAACCTACGTTGGACCCTGAAGCTAGCGTTTCTGCGGAGTCGGTATCCCAGCCTGACCAGATGGCGGAGCTACAACCTGAGGACACCCTTCATAGAAGTAACCGTCTGCGTAGACCACCACAACGTTACCCCCTGCCAGAGAGACCGCAGCATTAG